Proteins co-encoded in one Brassica oleracea var. oleracea cultivar TO1000 chromosome C4, BOL, whole genome shotgun sequence genomic window:
- the LOC106338035 gene encoding uncharacterized protein LOC106338035: MVARFPHFQVILYPNEGDIQSQAGLASVRSDTTSTFTSIAARLEKLRKEKDGVKTEKNGYNNNTREDLKSYKSSPNFHKLNSMIDRNLADTLPSMMKFTEDQIGQLLSAFWTQSTLSDILPSNIEAIAHSFSLVLLSLRLKKTDDGLVARAFQLLFSLRNRSLDLSNGTLPTVCKRLILALSTSTLMFAAKIYQIPHICEVLRCQLPSEVDPYLFIGDDLQLHVRPNANMKDFGSSGDNQMAASMLFEMRSKVELSNTIITDIVAKHLSKSTKLEETDVRMQLSEPFTPDDDFMFGSRPIVEPEPNQSISKESSLSFDEDVNAGSMVEDEATSELSVRFHPRGSSSPSIPQLISIDQLMESALEVAAGQVVVVSSVSTSPLPYNTMTNRCETFGTGTTQKISKWLATENSQVNGLYRNSLEESCAFEKVTTEDNRRESGVQHMSITYC; this comes from the exons ATGGTGGCACGTTTCCCGCATTTCCAG GTAATACTCTATCCAAATGAAGGAGATATTCAGTCTCAGGCTGGACTTGCATCAGTGAGGAGTGATACAACCTCCACGTTTACATCTATCGCTGCTAGATTAGAGAAGCTTAGAAAGGAGAAGGATGGCGTCAAGACTGAGAAGAACGGTTATAATAATAATACTCGTGAGGATCTTAAGAGCTACAAATCTTCCCCAAACTTTCACAAATTGAACTCCATGATTGATAGGAATCTAGCTGATACG TTACCATCAATGATGAAGTTTACTGAAGATCAAATTGGGCAATTGTTATCTGCATTTTGGACACAATCAACTCTTTCTGATATATTACCTTCAAACATTGAAGCTATTGCTCATTCTTTCAGCTTGGTGCTTCTTTCCTTACGACTGAAG AAGACTGACGACGGGCTTGTTGCACGAGCCTTCCAGCTTCTCTTCTCACTGAGGAACCGTTCTTTGGACCTTAGTAATG GCACGTTACCGACGGTTTGCAAGCGGTTGATCCTTGCTTTATCCACAAGTACATTGATGTTCGCTGCCAAAATATATCAGATTCCTCATATTTGCGAGGTGTTGAGGTGTCAACTTCCTAGTGAA GTAGATCCGTATCTATTCATTGGCGACGACTTACAACTTCACGTAAGACCAAATGCAAATATGAAAGATTTTGGGTCCTCAGGAGATAACCAGATGGCTGCTTCGATGTTGTTTGAGATGCGAAGCAAAGTAGAACTCTCCAACACTATCATAACCGATATTGTGGCAAAACATCTATCTAAGAGTACAAAG CTCGAGGAAACTGATGTAAGGATGCAACTCTCTGAGCCATTCACACCTGATGATGATTTCATGTTTGGATCACGGCCTATCGTTGAGCCTGAACCAAACCAAAGTATATCTAAGGAATCATCACTGTCCTTCGATGAG GACGTAAATGCAGGTTCAATGGTTGAGGACGAAGCGACGAGTGAACTCTCTGTACGTTTTCACCCAAGAGGGTCCTCTTCACCATCTATTCCTCAACTTATCAGCATTGACCAGCTCATGGAATCT GCCCTTGAGGTGGCGGCTGGTCAAGTAGTGGTTGTCTCATCTGTCTCCACTTCTCCGCTTCCTTACAATACAATGACAAACCGCTGCGAAACCTTTGGGACTGGGACGACACAGAAGATCTCAAAGTGGTTGGCCACCGAGAACAGCCAGGTGAATGGGCTCTACAGAAATTCATTAGAGGAGTCATGTGCGTTTGAAAAG GTAACAACAGAAGATAATAGGAGAGAATCTGGTGTGCAGCATATGAGTATTACCTATTGTTAA
- the LOC106342941 gene encoding alkylated DNA repair protein alkB homolog 8-like — protein sequence MRDVKVKANSSKSTHQEESLSVKSTPEIEKKYVHRVYDAIAPHFSSTRYAKWPKVAAFLESLPSGSVILDAGCGNGKYLGLNPNCFFIGCDISNPLIRICSEKGQEVVVADAVNLPYRDGFGDAAISIAVLHHLSTEERRKSAVEELVRVVKPGGFVLITVWAAEQEDKSLLTKWTPLSPKYVEEWVGPGSPMDSPCVRNNPCFGLESIPETDVSVKEEKDKDSVEVLLEAVEMNHQQEYFVPWHLPYHRAEVSGASASALASGLAKKDDRKGAVVYNRYYHVFSEGELERLASGVGNAMIVDRFYDKSNWCIVLQKEALNQDH from the coding sequence ATGAGAGACGTCAAAGTGAAAGCTAATTCTTCTAAGTCAACGCATCAAGAAGAATCCCTGAGCGTTAAATCAACTCCCGAGATCGAGAAAAAGTACGTCCACCGAGTCTACGACGCAATCGCTCCGCATTTCAGCTCCACGAGGTATGCCAAGTGGCCTAAAGTCGCCGCCTTTCTCGAATCATTACCTTCCGGATCCGTGATTCTCGACGCCGGCTGCGGGAACGGCAAGTACCTGGGGCTGAACCCGAACTGTTTCTTTATAGGGTGCGACATAAGCAACCCTCTCATCAGAATCTGCTCGGAGAAAGGCCAAGAAGTTGTGGTCGCAGACGCTGTCAATCTTCCTTACAGAGATGGGTTCGGTGACGCGGCGATCTCAATCGCGGTTTTGCATCACTTGAGCACGGAGGAGAGGAGGAAGAGCGCTGTTGAGGAGCTGGTTCGGGTTGTTAAGCCTGGTGGGTTTGTGCTCATCACGGTTTGGGCTGCGGAGCAGGAGGATAAGTCTTTGCTTACTAAGTGGACGCCGTTGTCTCCCAAGTATGTTGAGGAATGGGTCGGGCCGGGTAGTCCGATGGATAGCCCTTGTGTGAGGAACAACCCGTGTTTTGGTCTTGAGAGTATTCCGGAGACTGACGTGAGTGTAAAGGAGGAAAAGGATAAGGACTCTGTTGAAGTGTTGTTGGAGGCTGTGGAGATGAATCATCAGCAAGAGTACTTTGTTCCGTGGCATTTGCCTTACCACCGTGCTGAAGTCAGTGGTGCATCTGCTTCTGCGCTTGCAAGTGGGCTTGCGAAGAAAGACGATAGAAAAGGAGCTGTTGTGTACAATAGATACTACCACGTCTTCAGTGAAGGCGAACTTGAAAGGTTGGCGTCTGGAGTAGGCAATGCAATGATAGTTGATAGGTTTTACGACAAGTCCAATTGGTGTATTGTTCTTCAGAAAGAAGCTTTAAACCAAGATCATTGA
- the LOC106342942 gene encoding uncharacterized protein LOC106342942, with translation MALSAAFKERLDQMEFTRNQRLHLLQAEKELQVEKSQILATKHASIQSIERKCLMLDQKIVSQNLKITLLRSTIQDLDSKYHCSVQQLRTLKSEVEELKELDQEREKYYELKCSEMNEFMQNVERFRSEKRLQVENLRDQVKELSSTFEEIHHKNNYLRNTN, from the exons ATGGCGCTTTCTGCAGCTTTCAAGGAGAGACTAGATCAAATGGAGTTTACCAGAAACCAGCGACTTCATCTTCTCCAG GCGGAGAAAGAGCTACAAGTGGAGAAATCACAGATACTAGCAACCAAGCACGCAAGCATACAATCAATAGAACGCAAATGTTTGATGCTCGACCAGAAGATCGTTTCACAAAACCTCAAGATCACGCTTCTCAGATCTACCATCCAAGATCTCGATTCCAAATACCACTGCTCTGTTCAGCAATTGAG GACGCTAAAAAGCGAGGTTGAAGAGTTAAAGGAGTTAGACCAAGAGAGGGAAAAGTATTACGAGCTGAAATGCTCTGAGATGAACGAGTTCATGCAAAATGTGGAGCGGTTCAGATCAGAGAAACGGTTACAAGTCGAGAACTTGAGAGACCAAGTCAAGGAG CTTAGCTCAACGTTTGAGGAAATACATCACAAGAACAATTATCTGAGGAACACAAATTAA
- the LOC106338040 gene encoding uncharacterized protein LOC106338040, whose translation MDKQVKYNFYIWGSSFRPRKSLGRHWLQVEKSQILALKHASIQSIERQCLMLDQKIATEIVMMISINVSIAEFYGTLKNEVEELKELDQERDKYYKLKCSEMNEFMQNVERFRSENRLQVKNLRDQVKESSSTFEELHNKNNYLRNTN comes from the exons ATGGATAAACAAGTGAAGTACAACTTCTATATTTGGGGTTCGA GCTTTAGGCCACGTAAAAGTTTGGGACGGCACTGGCTACAAGTGGAGAAATCACAGATTCTAGCATTGAAACACGCAAGCATACAATCCATAGAACGCCAATGTTTGATGCTCGACCAGAAGATCGCAACTGAG ATAGTTATGATGATATCAATAAATGTATCGATTGCTGAGTTTTACGGGACGCTAAAGAACGAGGTTGAAGAGTTAAAGGAGTTAGACCAAGAGAGGGACAAGTATTACAAGCTAAAATGCTCAGAGATGAACGAGTTCATGCAAAATGTAGAGCGGTTCAGATCAGAGAACCGGTTACAAGTCAAGAACCTGAGAGACCAAGTCAAGGAG TCTAGCTCAACGTTTGAGGAATTACATAACAAGAACAATTATCTGAGGAACACAAACTAA